One genomic window of Gracilinema caldarium DSM 7334 includes the following:
- a CDS encoding deoxycytidylate deaminase: MAEVNYKRPSWDEYFMEVCNAIAKRATCDRGRSGCVIAKNNQILVTGYVGSPAGLPHCDEVGHQLKKMVHEDGSVTTHCVRTVHAEQNAICQAAKRGIAIEGATLYCKMTPCRTCTMLIINCGITRVVCEKKYHDAKDSEEMFAKAGINLEYINTEIETYENM, encoded by the coding sequence ATGGCAGAAGTTAATTATAAGCGACCAAGCTGGGATGAGTATTTCATGGAAGTCTGCAACGCCATTGCAAAACGGGCAACCTGTGATCGGGGACGCTCGGGCTGTGTTATTGCGAAAAACAACCAGATTTTAGTCACTGGTTATGTTGGATCTCCTGCAGGCCTACCTCATTGCGATGAAGTAGGCCATCAATTAAAAAAAATGGTCCATGAAGATGGAAGTGTCACAACACACTGTGTCAGAACGGTTCATGCAGAACAAAATGCAATCTGCCAGGCCGCAAAACGGGGTATTGCCATAGAAGGAGCTACCTTATATTGTAAAATGACTCCCTGCAGGACCTGTACCATGCTGATTATCAATTGTGGCATTACCCGGGTGGTCTGTGAAAAAAAATATCATGATGCAAAGGATTCGGAAGAAATGTTTGCAAAGGCGGGTATTAATTTAGAATACATCAACACAGAAATTGAAACATATGAAAACATGTAG
- a CDS encoding 1-phosphofructokinase family hexose kinase, with the protein MNGPHFLSVCLNPTLQKTLLFSSWQRDQVNRTGCHRLDASGKGVNVTRVLTQLGKSVLHLTQLGGNFRDLFINLCEKDDLSLVWVESSSEIRFCYTLIDRNDNSMTELVEESEPVHPGTEQALRELFDRESQKIARTSVKQPTLIISGTKAAGFSDAMIPHMVSRAKELGFRIILDIKGKDLQNSLVYGPDIIKPNLLEFCTTYLPEIDESKIQVDESYQRIVQHEVVSQAQSLVRQFGSSIIITRGPLPVWVIEGTAFYDVPLKSVVPINATGSGDAFTAGLAAALDDQCSLVDAVTEGIRCGSLNAGLLKPGVIHV; encoded by the coding sequence ATGAATGGGCCACATTTTCTCAGTGTTTGTTTAAATCCGACCCTACAAAAAACGTTGCTATTCTCATCCTGGCAACGGGACCAGGTAAATCGTACGGGCTGTCATAGACTGGATGCTTCAGGGAAAGGGGTGAATGTGACGCGGGTTTTAACGCAGCTTGGGAAAAGTGTGCTTCATCTAACTCAACTTGGCGGAAACTTCCGGGATTTGTTCATCAACCTATGTGAAAAAGATGATCTATCTTTGGTTTGGGTAGAGAGTTCCAGTGAAATCCGGTTCTGTTATACCTTGATCGATAGGAACGATAATAGTATGACCGAATTGGTAGAAGAATCGGAACCGGTACATCCTGGAACAGAACAGGCTTTGCGAGAGCTTTTTGACAGGGAAAGTCAGAAAATTGCAAGGACTTCAGTTAAACAACCAACCCTTATCATTTCCGGAACTAAGGCCGCTGGTTTTTCTGATGCAATGATTCCCCATATGGTGTCCCGAGCAAAGGAACTTGGTTTTCGAATTATTTTAGATATAAAGGGAAAGGATTTACAAAACAGTCTGGTATATGGCCCCGATATTATTAAACCGAATCTGCTTGAATTCTGTACTACCTATCTTCCGGAAATAGATGAAAGTAAAATCCAGGTTGATGAATCCTATCAAAGAATTGTACAACATGAGGTGGTTTCTCAAGCCCAATCCCTTGTTCGACAGTTTGGTAGTTCGATCATCATAACCCGTGGCCCCCTGCCTGTTTGGGTTATTGAGGGTACGGCTTTTTATGATGTTCCACTAAAATCGGTTGTTCCGATTAACGCTACTGGTAGTGGGGATGCCTTTACCGCAGGTCTCGCAGCAGCTTTAGATGATCAGTGTTCCTTAGTGGACGCTGTGACTGAGGGTATTCGATGTGGGAGCCTCAATGCGGGTTTGCTAAAACCTGGTGTAATTCATGTATAA